A stretch of Bordetella genomosp. 13 DNA encodes these proteins:
- the ybgF gene encoding tol-pal system protein YbgF, whose product MRDRVPTLRYLAIAASLALTAMAAPASAFADDEARRAILDLRQQVQQQNEQNMRARLQLADQIQSLQQEIAQLRNQLELVSRQQTSTTQQGKAGQQQNNHPGNPPGVSAADAQEQAAYDGAIDLFRKAQYKEAAESFAAFTALYPNSALAPSAQFYLGSSRYAVKDFKGAIEQLNLLVQNAPNDARAPDALLVIAGSQIELNNRAGAKATLQRIVSEYPSTPAASTAKSRLQLLQ is encoded by the coding sequence ATGCGAGACCGAGTTCCTACCTTGCGCTACCTCGCCATCGCCGCGAGCCTTGCCCTGACCGCCATGGCGGCGCCCGCCAGCGCTTTCGCCGATGACGAAGCGCGCCGGGCCATTCTCGACCTGCGCCAGCAGGTCCAGCAGCAGAACGAACAGAACATGCGGGCGCGGCTGCAGTTGGCCGACCAGATCCAGTCGCTGCAGCAGGAGATCGCCCAGTTGCGCAATCAGCTGGAACTGGTGTCGCGGCAGCAAACCTCCACCACGCAGCAGGGCAAGGCAGGCCAGCAGCAGAACAACCATCCCGGCAACCCGCCCGGGGTGTCCGCCGCCGACGCGCAGGAACAGGCCGCCTACGACGGCGCGATCGACCTGTTCCGCAAGGCGCAGTACAAGGAAGCGGCCGAATCCTTCGCGGCCTTCACGGCCCTGTACCCGAACAGTGCGCTGGCTCCCTCCGCGCAGTTCTACCTGGGCAGCAGCCGCTATGCGGTGAAGGACTTCAAGGGCGCCATCGAGCAGTTGAACCTGCTGGTGCAGAACGCCCCCAACGATGCGCGGGCCCCGGATGCGCTGCTGGTGATCGCGGGCAGCCAGATCGAACTGAACAACCGCGCGGGTGCCAAGGCCACGCTGCAGCGCATCGTGTCGGAATATCCCTCCACGCCGGCTGCCAGCACGGCCAAGAGCCGCCTGCAGCTGCTGCAGTAA
- a CDS encoding DMT family transporter, with protein sequence MDYTWLWIPATLVAAAAQAGRNAVQRGLTATLGTLGATQVRFLFGFPFALLYLLAMCLLAGEVPPSINAPFLAFVVAGALLQIAATALMLAAMRERSFVVVTAWTKTEPVQVAVFGFAVLGDPLSPVGMLAVVLATLGVVLMSGRPVGATQASNWRPALLGLLSGGGFALSSVCFRGAILELDGGMFAVQATWTLCWSLGIQVLILLGWMALFDRALLRACAAAWRASIWGGLLGATASQAWFIGFALTSAANVRTLGLVEVLFAQALSHRLFSQAPSRRELSGIALILVGVVLLMLAAGTA encoded by the coding sequence ATGGACTACACCTGGCTCTGGATTCCCGCGACGCTGGTCGCTGCCGCCGCGCAGGCGGGCCGCAATGCCGTGCAGCGCGGCCTGACCGCCACGCTGGGCACCCTGGGGGCCACGCAGGTCCGCTTCCTGTTCGGCTTTCCGTTCGCCTTGCTGTACCTGCTGGCCATGTGCCTGCTGGCGGGCGAGGTGCCCCCCTCCATCAACGCGCCGTTCCTGGCGTTCGTGGTCGCGGGCGCGTTGCTGCAGATCGCCGCCACCGCCCTGATGCTGGCGGCCATGCGCGAACGGTCCTTCGTGGTGGTCACGGCCTGGACCAAGACCGAGCCGGTGCAGGTGGCCGTGTTCGGCTTTGCCGTGCTGGGTGATCCGCTGTCGCCCGTCGGCATGCTGGCAGTGGTGCTGGCCACGTTGGGCGTGGTGCTGATGTCCGGCCGTCCCGTGGGCGCGACGCAGGCGTCCAACTGGCGGCCCGCGCTGTTGGGGCTGTTGTCGGGCGGCGGCTTCGCGCTGTCGTCGGTGTGCTTCCGCGGCGCCATCCTCGAACTCGACGGCGGCATGTTCGCGGTGCAGGCGACCTGGACGCTGTGCTGGTCGCTGGGCATCCAGGTGTTGATTCTGCTGGGCTGGATGGCGCTGTTCGATCGCGCGCTGCTGCGCGCCTGCGCGGCGGCGTGGCGCGCCTCGATCTGGGGCGGACTGCTGGGCGCGACCGCGTCGCAGGCCTGGTTCATCGGTTTCGCGCTGACCTCGGCCGCCAACGTGCGCACGCTGGGTCTGGTCGAGGTACTGTTCGCGCAGGCGCTGTCGCACCGGCTGTTCTCGCAGGCGCCCAGCCGCCGCGAGCTGTCCGGCATCGCGCTGATCCTGGTCGGGGTAGTACTGCTGATGTTGGCGGCCGGCACCGCCTGA
- a CDS encoding YbaK/EbsC family protein: MSADPSVSLPESARRVASLLQQLGHDRPVVMLPDTGKTSAEAAAGLGCQVAQIAKSIIFRRAADDAPVLVVASGINRVDEAKVAAQVGALAKADARFVRAATGYAIGGVCPIGHVVPPVMLLDQDLFQYDSLWAAAGHPHAVFNLTPRQLAAMTGAPVADVALRA, encoded by the coding sequence ATGTCCGCAGACCCCTCTGTCTCCTTGCCCGAATCCGCCCGACGCGTGGCGTCGCTGTTGCAGCAGCTGGGGCACGACAGGCCCGTGGTGATGCTGCCCGACACCGGCAAGACCTCCGCCGAGGCCGCCGCCGGCCTGGGCTGCCAGGTGGCCCAGATCGCCAAGTCCATCATCTTCCGCCGCGCCGCCGACGACGCGCCCGTGCTGGTGGTCGCCAGCGGCATCAACCGCGTCGACGAGGCCAAGGTGGCGGCGCAGGTCGGCGCGCTGGCCAAGGCGGATGCCAGGTTCGTGCGCGCGGCCACGGGCTACGCCATCGGAGGCGTCTGCCCCATCGGCCACGTGGTGCCCCCGGTCATGCTGCTGGACCAGGACCTGTTCCAATACGACAGCCTGTGGGCGGCAGCCGGCCATCCGCATGCCGTGTTCAATCTGACGCCGCGGCAGCTGGCTGCAATGACGGGCGCGCCCGTTGCCGACGTCGCGCTGCGCGCGTAA
- a CDS encoding alpha/beta fold hydrolase, translating to MRTAPELPLRNAALPGGDVSYIDHGAGTPIVLIHGSLCDCRYWTPQMAQLGRGWRVLALSLRRYWPEQWDGMGAGFSLAEHAEQVQDFVERVAGGPAHLVGHSRGGRIALEAALHRPDLVRTLTLADPGLPVPGQPDQRGDFRSQALERIQAGAVDEGLALFIDAVTGPDTWRRMVPWFKDMVRDNAATLLGQARETPAPVDEGALQVLGLPTLLIGGALSPQPYPAVLDWLERTLPCTDRQTIAGSSHGMNLGNPRAFNRAIEDFLA from the coding sequence ATGCGTACCGCTCCCGAACTGCCCCTGCGCAACGCCGCCCTGCCCGGCGGCGACGTTTCCTATATCGACCACGGCGCCGGCACGCCTATCGTGCTGATCCACGGCTCGCTGTGCGACTGCCGCTACTGGACGCCCCAGATGGCGCAGCTGGGCCGCGGCTGGCGAGTGCTGGCCCTTTCACTGCGACGCTATTGGCCGGAACAGTGGGACGGCATGGGCGCCGGCTTTTCGCTGGCCGAGCACGCCGAACAGGTGCAGGACTTCGTGGAGCGCGTGGCGGGCGGGCCGGCCCATCTGGTGGGCCACTCGCGCGGCGGCCGCATCGCGCTGGAAGCCGCGCTGCATCGGCCCGACCTGGTGCGCACGCTGACACTGGCCGACCCGGGCCTGCCCGTGCCGGGCCAACCGGACCAGCGCGGCGACTTCCGCAGCCAGGCGCTCGAACGCATCCAGGCCGGCGCGGTGGACGAGGGCCTGGCGCTGTTCATCGACGCGGTCACGGGCCCCGACACCTGGCGGCGCATGGTGCCGTGGTTCAAGGACATGGTGCGCGACAACGCCGCGACGCTGCTGGGCCAGGCGCGCGAAACGCCGGCGCCGGTCGACGAAGGCGCGTTGCAGGTCCTGGGGCTGCCCACGCTGCTGATCGGCGGCGCGCTCAGTCCGCAACCCTATCCCGCGGTGCTGGACTGGCTGGAGCGCACCCTGCCCTGCACCGACCGGCAGACCATCGCGGGCTCGTCGCACGGCATGAACCTGGGCAACCCGCGCGCCTTCAACCGGGCCATCGAAGACTTTCTGGCCTGA
- a CDS encoding MgtC/SapB family protein: MQGIWLEIWTTLRTEFSDIPDAGEATRMVVRLLMAALLGGLLGYERELSGKSAGLRTHMLVALGAALFVLGPLQAGMHINDLSRVLQGVVAGVGFLGAGAILKLGEEHRIRGLTTSAGIWLTAAIGVTAGMGRETTAVFATLLALFVLRALHTLERRIESRNHKSELVRPAEERAAGTRRRSVQDDER, translated from the coding sequence ATGCAAGGCATCTGGCTGGAAATCTGGACCACACTGCGCACCGAGTTTTCCGACATACCGGACGCCGGCGAGGCGACCCGCATGGTCGTGCGGCTGCTGATGGCCGCGCTGCTGGGCGGCCTGCTGGGCTATGAACGCGAACTCAGCGGCAAGTCGGCGGGCCTGCGCACGCACATGCTGGTTGCGCTGGGCGCCGCGCTGTTCGTCCTGGGACCGCTGCAGGCGGGCATGCACATCAATGACCTCAGCCGCGTGCTGCAGGGCGTGGTGGCGGGGGTGGGTTTCCTGGGCGCGGGCGCCATCCTGAAGCTGGGCGAGGAGCACCGCATCCGCGGCCTGACCACGTCGGCCGGCATCTGGCTGACCGCCGCCATCGGCGTGACGGCGGGCATGGGCCGCGAAACCACGGCGGTGTTCGCCACGCTGCTTGCGCTGTTCGTGCTGCGCGCGCTGCATACCTTGGAAAGGCGCATCGAGTCGCGCAACCACAAAAGCGAACTGGTGCGCCCGGCCGAAGAGCGCGCGGCAGGAACGCGCCGCCGCAGCGTGCAGGACGACGAACGGTAG
- the fusA gene encoding elongation factor G: MTRRTRIEQYRNIGISAHIDAGKTTTTERILFYTGITHKIGEVHNGAAVMDWMEQEQERGITITSAATTAFWRGMAGDYPEHRINIIDTPGHVDFTIEVERSMRVLDGACMVYDAVGGVQPQSETVWRQANKYGVPRIAFVNKMDRVGADFFRVQRQIAERLRGDAVPVQIPVGAEDGFEGVIDLVKMKAIIWDDASQGVRFEYRDVPAALQETARQWREHLVEKAAEADEAMLDKYLSGVELTEAEIKAALRKRTIANEIVPMLCGSAFKNKGVQAMLDAVIDYLPSPADVPAIKGHDEHDGELERHPADAEPFSALAFKIMTDPFVGQLVFFRVYSGVVKSGDTVFNPIKGKKERIGRILQMHANERHEIQEVYAGDIAAAVGLKDVTTGDTLSDPQRVIILERMVFPEPVISQAVEPKTKADQEKMSLALNRLAQEDPSFRVRTDEESGQTIISGMGELHLEIIVDRMKREFGVEASVGKPQVAYRETIRTVADDVEGKFVKQSGGRGQYGHAVLKLEPQTPGAGFEFVDAIKGGVVPREFIPAVERGVRDSLNAGVLAGYPVVDVKVTLVFGSYHDVDSNENAFRMAGSMAFKEGMRRAKPVLLEPMMHVEVETPEDYTGSVMGDLSSRRGMVQGMEDIAGGGGKLVRAEVPLAEMFGYSTSLRSLTQGRATYTMEFKHYAEAPRQVAEQVMAAHAGR; this comes from the coding sequence ATGACTCGCAGAACGCGTATCGAACAATATCGGAACATCGGTATCAGCGCCCACATCGACGCGGGCAAGACCACCACGACCGAGCGCATTCTTTTCTATACCGGCATCACGCACAAGATAGGCGAGGTGCACAACGGCGCGGCCGTCATGGACTGGATGGAGCAGGAGCAGGAACGCGGCATCACCATCACGTCGGCCGCCACCACGGCGTTCTGGCGCGGCATGGCGGGCGACTATCCCGAACATCGCATCAACATCATCGACACGCCCGGACACGTCGACTTCACCATCGAGGTCGAGCGCTCCATGCGCGTGCTGGACGGCGCCTGCATGGTGTACGACGCCGTCGGGGGCGTGCAGCCGCAGTCCGAGACCGTCTGGCGCCAGGCCAACAAGTATGGCGTGCCGCGCATCGCGTTCGTCAACAAGATGGACCGCGTGGGCGCCGATTTCTTCCGCGTGCAGCGCCAGATCGCCGAGCGCCTGCGCGGCGACGCCGTTCCCGTGCAGATTCCGGTGGGCGCGGAGGACGGCTTCGAAGGCGTGATCGACCTGGTGAAGATGAAGGCCATCATCTGGGACGACGCCAGCCAGGGCGTGCGCTTCGAATACCGCGACGTGCCCGCGGCGCTGCAGGAGACCGCCCGCCAGTGGCGCGAGCATCTGGTCGAGAAGGCCGCCGAGGCCGACGAGGCGATGCTGGATAAGTACCTGTCGGGCGTCGAACTTACCGAGGCCGAGATCAAGGCGGCGCTGCGCAAGCGCACCATCGCCAACGAGATCGTGCCGATGCTCTGTGGCAGCGCGTTCAAGAACAAGGGCGTGCAGGCGATGCTGGACGCGGTCATCGACTATCTGCCCTCGCCGGCGGACGTGCCCGCCATCAAGGGCCACGACGAACACGACGGCGAGCTCGAGCGCCATCCCGCCGACGCCGAGCCTTTCTCGGCGCTGGCCTTCAAGATCATGACCGACCCTTTCGTCGGCCAGCTGGTGTTCTTCCGCGTCTACTCGGGCGTGGTCAAGTCCGGCGACACCGTCTTCAACCCCATCAAGGGCAAGAAGGAACGTATCGGCCGCATCCTGCAGATGCATGCGAACGAGCGGCACGAGATCCAGGAAGTCTATGCGGGCGACATCGCCGCCGCCGTGGGCCTGAAGGACGTCACCACGGGCGACACGCTCAGCGACCCGCAGCGGGTCATCATCCTGGAACGCATGGTGTTCCCCGAGCCCGTCATCTCGCAGGCCGTCGAACCCAAGACCAAGGCCGACCAGGAGAAAATGAGCCTGGCGCTCAATCGCCTAGCGCAGGAAGATCCGTCGTTCCGGGTGCGTACCGACGAAGAGTCGGGCCAGACCATCATCTCGGGCATGGGCGAGCTGCACCTCGAGATCATCGTCGACCGCATGAAGCGGGAATTCGGCGTCGAGGCCAGCGTGGGCAAGCCGCAGGTGGCCTACCGCGAGACCATCCGCACCGTCGCCGACGACGTCGAGGGCAAGTTCGTCAAGCAATCCGGCGGCCGCGGCCAGTACGGCCATGCCGTGCTCAAGCTCGAGCCGCAGACGCCCGGCGCCGGCTTCGAATTCGTGGACGCCATCAAGGGCGGCGTCGTGCCGCGCGAGTTCATTCCCGCGGTGGAACGCGGCGTGCGCGACAGCCTCAACGCGGGCGTGCTGGCGGGCTATCCGGTGGTCGACGTCAAGGTCACGCTGGTGTTCGGTTCATACCACGACGTGGACTCGAACGAGAACGCCTTCCGCATGGCGGGCTCGATGGCGTTCAAGGAAGGCATGCGGCGCGCCAAGCCGGTACTGCTCGAGCCCATGATGCACGTCGAGGTCGAGACGCCCGAGGACTACACCGGCTCGGTCATGGGCGACCTGTCGTCGCGGCGCGGCATGGTGCAGGGCATGGAGGACATCGCGGGCGGCGGCGGCAAGCTGGTGCGCGCCGAAGTGCCGCTGGCTGAGATGTTCGGCTATTCCACTTCGCTGCGTTCGCTAACGCAGGGCCGCGCCACCTACACCATGGAGTTCAAGCACTACGCCGAGGCGCCGCGCCAGGTGGCCGAGCAGGTCATGGCGGCGCACGCGGGCCGTTAG
- a CDS encoding universal stress protein, with protein MFKKILIPTDGSPLSSQAANAGVCFARSVGAEVVALHVSQPFAATIGFDGMAAAYAITDEDYEKAAAEQSDKYLQHVLDRADTAGITARKCAVSNFNVADGIVQAAADNGCDLIFIGSHGRSGLSRLLLGSVTAKVLSLASTAVLVYRVKEDK; from the coding sequence ATGTTCAAGAAAATCCTGATCCCCACCGACGGCTCTCCGCTGTCGTCGCAGGCGGCCAATGCGGGCGTGTGCTTTGCCCGCTCCGTCGGCGCCGAGGTCGTGGCCCTGCACGTCAGCCAACCGTTCGCCGCCACCATCGGCTTCGACGGCATGGCGGCCGCGTATGCCATTACCGACGAGGACTATGAAAAGGCCGCCGCCGAGCAGTCCGACAAGTACCTGCAGCACGTGCTCGACCGCGCCGACACGGCCGGCATTACTGCTCGCAAGTGCGCCGTGTCGAACTTCAACGTCGCCGACGGCATCGTGCAGGCGGCCGCCGACAACGGCTGCGACCTGATCTTCATCGGCAGCCATGGCCGCAGCGGCCTGTCGCGCCTGCTACTGGGCAGCGTCACCGCCAAGGTGCTGTCGCTGGCGTCCACAGCGGTGCTGGTCTATCGCGTCAAGGAAGACAAGTAG
- a CDS encoding TIGR01244 family sulfur transferase: protein MAASIRPLSPDFAVAPQLAPEDMAEVAAAGYKSVIINRPDYEGGPDQPTAADVSRAALAAGLQVEYQPVVSGAMTMQDVARFAELLRTLPGPVLAYCRTGTRCTNLYANAIQQG from the coding sequence ATGGCTGCTTCCATCCGCCCCCTGAGCCCCGACTTCGCCGTGGCGCCGCAACTCGCGCCCGAGGACATGGCCGAAGTGGCCGCCGCCGGCTACAAGAGCGTCATCATCAATCGTCCCGATTACGAAGGCGGGCCCGACCAGCCCACGGCCGCGGACGTCTCGCGCGCCGCGCTGGCCGCCGGCCTGCAGGTCGAGTATCAGCCCGTGGTCAGCGGCGCCATGACCATGCAGGACGTCGCCCGCTTCGCCGAACTGCTGCGCACGCTGCCCGGCCCCGTGCTGGCCTACTGCCGCACCGGCACGCGCTGCACCAACCTGTATGCCAACGCCATCCAGCAGGGTTGA